Sequence from the Mastomys coucha isolate ucsf_1 unplaced genomic scaffold, UCSF_Mcou_1 pScaffold13, whole genome shotgun sequence genome:
GATGGGATGGGGTACATATAGTAGGAGGTTTATTGTGAAGTGACTCCACAAACATGGTTTGCTGTTAACCTGCAGTTCGGGAAGAAGGTGGCCTGTGGATCTAGTGAGGGGACCATCTATCTCTTCAATTGGAATGGTTTTGGAGCTACAAGTGACCGCTTTGCCCTGAGAGCAGAGTCCATTGACTGCATGGTTCCAGTCACTGAGAATCTGCTGTGTACCGGCTCCACAGATGGAATCATCAGGTAAGGGGAACTGGGAGCAGCCCTTAAGCACAGTAATTATAAACCAAGCTAGCCAGTTCCTCACACTCTTCTCCGCTCAGGGCTGTGAACATCCTGCCAAACCGAGTGGTAGGCACCgtgggccagcatgctggggaGCCTGTGGAGGTGCTAGCCCTGTCCCATTGTGGCCACTTTCTGGCCAGTAGTGGCCACGACCAGCGCCTCAAGTTTTGGGACATGACTCAGCTTCGAACTGTGGTTGTGGATGACTATCGGCGACGCAAGAAAAAGGGAGGGCCGCTTCGTGCCCTGAGCAGTAAAGCTTGGAGCACGGACGACTTCTTTGCAGGGCtgagagaagatgaagaggatGCCAAGGCTCCAGAGGAGGTGGTGAGGGAGAGCGATGACGACAGTGACTGAGGGACAAGGAGCTGTTTTCTGGGACAGATTTCCCAAAGAAATATGTTGATGCTGTAGATTGAACCTACTACATTGAACATGATAAGCTTAGCTCTACCATTGAGTTTCTATATTCTGCTGTGTCATGTAAGAAATGACATGAACTCAGGGCCCCAAAGTGGGAAAGtattttctccttctatcattGTAAAACAAACTCTATGGCCACTACAGCAAGATAGCAGACACATGTATATACCAACCAGggttttaatataaataaaaccagTATAGAAAAACAAACCATATAAGCCCAAACCAGGGACAAGTGGTGGGAGGAAGGGCTCTTTACTTCAGCCAGttctccaaataaaaacaaaagattcaTAGTAAACTCTTGTGCGGTGTGGCGAATATTTGTCAAGCTGGGAATTGACTAAGGATAGTAGGTCAGAGGTCTAATCAAATCCTGGGCTCAGTGGGGGAGGGCGAGGTTCCTCACAACTAAAGTAGGACTTAGGTGTGACAGGGTCCTGTACCTGCAGGCCCTGCCGCTGCCCAGGCCTGCTGGGCTGGGGGATGGCACAGGCTCTGCTTACCCATGTAGGGTGCCTGTAGAAAGAAGGGGTCACTCACTGCTTAACCACATTACCTGCTTCAGCCCCAGGAGCCCATAAGCTGGTCCTAGATTCACTCAGTGTCTCCAGCAACTGGGCAGACACGGCATCCTTGGCCACCTCATGCCCATCCTGCCAGTCAGAGGCCAGCACAACCCAAATGATACCACTGAAAGGCACCGGATGCCCAGGGATCACAACCTGGTACCAGAACCGATGCCAGCCAGCGGGCCCTGTCCCTAAACACTTGGTAAGGAACACTGGGCTGCCTAGCTTCATCTGTTGACAGAGCAGTTGCAGAGCAGCCCTAGCCCCTTGGGACTCCAGCTTGTTCCTGGTTAGGGCTAGTTGGCTGACATCTGGTCGTAGGAACCGCAGTGAGGGACCTGCAAGCTGTTGGCGGAAGTGCTGCTTCAGGTCTGGCTTGAGCCACTCCACAGCCACCTGCTCTCCACAAAGGCGTGACTGCCCTGCAAGAAAAAGGCCAGAGATGAGGGCAGAGCTAAAGGCTGACTGGAGCCAAGCACTTTATTCCAGACTTTGAAGTGACTTGCCACGGGGCTATGTTTAATGCCTCTCCACTTCTAGGTGGTATGACAACTTCCCTAGACTTCATTTAATCTGTGAAGGAGCTGTAACACCACCTTGTTACAACTCCCTGGGGGAATGCAGAGCAGTCAGGCTCTATTTGCCTAATAACCATTACAATAGCTACCTTTCTGGTCAGTGAAAACTGAAACTAAGATTTAGCACTGTGTTTCATCCTCACAGTTGGAGGTGGTGCTGCCTGCACTGGCACTTCTGGAATTcacctttggattttttttttttgtttgtttctttttattttttgtttttgttttgcttccccactccccaccccccatagggtttctctgtgtagctctggctgtcctggaactcactctgtagaccaggctggcctcaaactcagaaatctgcctgcttcacctttactcccagcatgAGAGAGGCACAGGTaggcagatcactgagtttgacaccagcctagtctacatagggagtccaggaccaccagggctattacaaagagaaaccctgtctcagaaaaacaaaaaccaaaaccaagacaaGTAACTTAAATTAGGTAAGTAGTGGCTGTTCAGGCAGCAGTTCAGGAAGTTCACTCATGTCTGAGTACAGATTTGGGGAGATGTTAAGTAGCCAGACACCCTCCCGTAGCTTGCACCCCTACCTTCTACCAGAGCCTTTTTGGCCATGGCAGCAGCTCGGTGCGTGCTGAACTTGAGCAGCGCAATCTGAGAGGGTGCAGACCCAGGGCTGGGTAGCAGCAGTGTCTCCTGCAGGCAGGGACCGAACGGTTGCAGGGCGAGCAGTAACGCACGGCGATTCAAGCTAAGAGGCAGCCCGTCCACCGTCAGCTCGCACTTCTCGGTGCTTCGGCACACCAGGAGCTGGCAAGAAGGCCGCAGCTGGTGGTTGTGCAGCGTAGCAATGGCGGCCTGGGCACCGCGCCGTGAGCTGTAGCGCGCGTAGGCAAAGCCGCGGTTCAAGCCACTGAAGGTCATCATTAGGCGGAACTCATAGAGGCGCCCCACGCGCTGGAAGAGTGGGATCAGCTGGTGCTCGTACACATCCTGCGGTAGTCGTCCGATAAACACCTCGGACCCTGATGGAGGCGGGCTGCCCACCCAGCCTGGAGGGAGAGGATATTGTTGGTTACTGTGGTCCACAATGATGTTTTTAAGCTCCAGGATAAAGCTGGGGTGTCGGGGGGCGAGAAGAGAGACTGGATATTGACACCTTTCTGGCTCCTGGGATTGTTACCATAATTGTGCAACTAGGCTGTGTAAACAACTAGGCTGGCACTGAAATGGGTGTACCATCCGTGAccgggagaggggaggggaaaccagacaAAATAGCCACATCTAGTAGAGAGTAATCAGGTAAATTGGGTTTTCTGACTTTGGCGCCTATCCATAAAGAGTGGCCGAGGATGGCCTAGTGCCACAGGGACTGGGGCTACTGTACCTGGTGGTGGCCCTCCATACTTCCTCTGCCCGTTGACCTGCACCAGCCGGATGCCAGTCTCCCTTACCCACGCCTCCAGGGCTGCCTTGTTCTCTGAATTCACCCTCTCACACCATTGCTGGGGGAGAAAGAGGTAGGTTGGAATGGCGCATCACCAGCCCAGTTTCACCTCGTCAGAGGTGTTGGGGGTCCCTGTAACCACCCCCTCTGCAGGCAGGGCCCAAGGACTACTTAGGTCTTCGTTTACTTACCTCACACTCCCGTTTGGACTGCATAGCTCTTTCCAAGGCGTTGCAGTTCCCACTTTAGAACTTCCTTGGGCTTCTGCCTCTGGAAGATTCCCTGCCCTCCACGCCCCCTCAAATTTTCATTGGCTCTGAGCGCAACCCCGCCTCTCAAAGAGGCATCCTTGCGTGCTGCGCACGCCCTTGGAAATCTCGCACCCCCTCTCAGGACCGTGGGTGGGAGGAGCTCCATCTCCAAAAGGGGGCGTGGTGGAGGGAGTTCTCGTGCAGGCTAGACACTGGGTAGAAAAACCGCACGAGGTGTTCTCTCTTTAGCAAGACCCAGTGAGTTTGTGAAGGTTTCCTTTTTTTACGCCAGTGGTTTGAATGGTTCAGGACCGGAGGAGGTAGCGCTAGgtatcacagacacagacaggtgtTAGCGGTACAGACATTTATTGGACATTTTGGCCGTAGGTTGTTCATCTGCTATGTGGCTTTTCAGTGAAGCCATCTCAAGTCCATACAGgagtttgggaggcagaaactTGATTAGTCCACCTATACTGCTCGACCCTATCCCCGACAAGGAAAGTGTAGGTACCTGGCTATTTTTTGCCAATGACTACAgataataacataataataaaaacaaaaatgaagccgggcagtggtggcgcatgcctttaatcccagcacttgagaggcagaggcaggcggatttctgagttttaccGCCCTTCAGTCTTCTGCTGGATCAGAAATGTGCAAACTGTTTAAGTACATATGCAGTTTTGTTTTAGTTCAATTAAGACCAATCCTGTTTCCTCTACTGGTTTGCTCAGTTCAGCTGATGGAGAGGGGCTGATTTGTTCTTCTTCTGATTTCCTCCACAAGGTCTTCTCTTCGGACATCCACCTGGCCACGACAGAGGAAGAAGGCATGACCATCTCCCACTCAGTTGTCCCTGAGTGCCTATTTCTAGTTACCAGGTTTGGCTCACTGGAACATGTACTCAGTAAGGCATCCCAGGgatcctttttgttgttgttttttagaagatttattaatttcatgtatgtgagtacactgtcactgtcagagggcatcagatctccattacagatggttgtgagccaccatgtggttgctgggaatgggaattgaactcagaacctctggaagagcagtcagtactcttaactgctgagccatcttctccagcCAACCCCAGAGATCTTGAATACCATGATCACGGTTAAAGCCTAAGCCCTTGGGTTCCTTATGAGCTAGTCCTATATGAGGGTCAGGTCTCAATCAGGCCTGGGCCAACCAGCCAGCATCTGATGTTCTCCTGTCCTTtagccttcctgcctgcctgcctccttacCTCTTCTCTGCTGGCCACCGAGCGGAGCTTGATGACACCATCCTTGAGCTCCTGCTCACCGATGATGGCCACCAGGGGGATGCCTGCTTCCTCACAGTACTGCAACTGGTTCAGTAACTTTGGGTTCTTCTTGTACAGCAGCTCAGCCTGCAAAATgaccaaggaagaaaacaaaggcttCTGTTGTTCTCAGAGACAAACTTTGGAGACGGGATAGGATGCAGCAGGCACCTtgttgatgttctttttttttaaagtgtctttaTTCTCCATCTCtgaaaaagtaattttgttttcatttctataaatTACTAAATCTTGTTTAATAATACTTTAAGATGAGCTATAAAGCAGACTCTCAataacaatatgtatatatatgatattggTATTGATAAGAATAAAAagtctgccgggcggtggtggcgcacgcctttaatcccagcacttgggaggcagaggcaggtggatttctgagttcaaggccagcctggtctacagagtgagttccaggacagagaagtcctgtctcgaaaaaaaccaaaaaaataaaaaaataaaaataaaataaaaaaataaaacctaaaaagaataaaaaggctgCTAATAGCATATAAGAACAATTGGGAGAATATAATTGACAGAGCCCCTTCAATCTCTATCCTAACCATAgtatcccctccctcctctcctctctatgCTCCACtgcttccctccattcctcctctgtttctcttcataaAAGGACAGACCTCCATGGATATCAAAGAGCCCATATCAAGTGgcaagactaggcacctcctctcctTTAAGGTTCCATAAAGCAACCCACCAGGAGGAAAGggttccaaaggcaggcaacagagtcagccagcccctgctcccactgtttggagtcccacaagaagaccacaCATTGTAATGTATGAGGCACCTTGTTCTTTGCTCCATTCAAAGAAGTAGTGGGAAGAAGGCACTATGTACACTTGTATTAGTTTGTGTCTAGTACTCCCAAGTTTGCtgtcagcccagggatggccccatgTACCTTGATCCCAGCATCCCATAACTCTGAGACAagcttcagtctctcctccagcAGCTTCTTCTGTGCAGATGCCACAAGCACCTGTGTCTCTGTGGTCCGTACCTTTTCCTCTGAAGCCTAGGGAGaggcaggcaagagtcagagctGGGCTGTGCTATCAAGGAACAGACAGGGAGGCTGTAGTTGGGATCCTGAGAGACTAAGTCCAATTCAGTGATCTCAGCTAGGGAAGGATGGCAGCCTTCTGACCTACCAGTTGGACATGGATTAGTTCTTAGAAGGCATAAGAAATGAACTAACTTGTATGTCTTGTCAGAATAAATGATGGGTGGAAAGCTTGGTGTGATATGATGTACATCTATAATTGcagtacttggaaggtggagacagaaggaccagGCAGTTAAGTCTAGCCTTGAATATATGAGTTTGAGCTTagtatgtctcaaaaacaaaacaaaacaaacaaccacgctgggcagtggtggctcatgtctttaatcccagcacttgggaggcagaggcaggcagatttctgagttcgaggccagcctggtctacagagtgagatccaggatagccagggctacacagaggaccccgtctcaaaaaaacaaacaataacaacaaaaaccaaaaaaaaaacaaacaaacaaccacacaacaaatcagaatgaaaatttaagaaaacaaataatgggactggagagatggcttagcagttaagagcactgactgcttcccacatggcagcttataaccaaccatctgtaattgtgGTCtgaggggatctaatgccctctgctAGCCTCTGTGGGGACCACGCACAGATGCACAGGTAGGCATAACATTCatctccataaaataaaaattaaaacaacaacaaaccaggaCATGCCACGCaaacacaacaataacaaaatgtgTCACTCTTCCGGGGAGCAGCACAGCAAAGTTAAAACTCCTTCCTTCCTAGGAGGCTGGGGGTCACAAGCACAATTGCAAAGAAAGGCCTCTGACACCACCTTAAGCCCCCACTGGTACCTAGTCTTCACTTTCTACTCTCCTGGCTGCAACACTAGATATAGGCACAAAGAAGAACTCCTCAACCTTTTCTGAAAAACTGTTTTCAAGGCTACAACACAAGATGCCTACTagagccatgcagtggtggcacacgcctttgatcccagcacttgggaggcagaggcaggcagatttctgagttcgaggccagcctggtctacagagtgagttccaggacagccagggctacatagagaaaccctgtctcgaaaaacaaacaaacaaacaaacaaacaaacaaaaaaaaagatgtctacTAGAATAATGACCTCAAGTGAGAAACATGGGTGGTGTCAACTTAGAGAAAacacagcaggaagacaggaaagcTGCTGGAGCATTCCTGAAACCCCAAGGCAGTGAGCCACAGAAGTGTTCCAGTTACAAAGGCACCCGGTCTGAGGAGCATGGGGAACTTCCTTGGTGGTGCTCTGGGTCCTAGGGAGGCAGAGCAGCCATCTGAGTAAGCGAGGGCCTTGGGTATGTTTCCTACCAAGAGGAAGAATAGCATTTCTTCTACTATTCTCTAATGGAGAAAGAACCAAGATTCACAAAACTATCCTAGAAGCCGGGCCTGATGGCTCAACCTAGTCCAGCATTCagaagctgagccaggaggatttaAGACCTACTTGGGCTACACactgagttcaaagtcaccctgggCAACTTAATTAGACCTTGCcttaaaataagtgaaaaagaGCACatcctagcatgcataaggcccaggttcaatttccataTCATAAAACATATCCATCCAGACACACGCACAATACTGGCCTATGAAGGAGCGAGACTGAAGGCTATCAATCATCTTTTCTGCATTTCTCAGAGATGCTCCCTATCCAAAGCAGTGCCTGTCCC
This genomic interval carries:
- the Dnd1 gene encoding dead end protein homolog 1, which gives rise to MQSKRECEQWCERVNSENKAALEAWVRETGIRLVQVNGQRKYGGPPPGWVGSPPPSGSEVFIGRLPQDVYEHQLIPLFQRVGRLYEFRLMMTFSGLNRGFAYARYSSRRGAQAAIATLHNHQLRPSCQLLVCRSTEKCELTVDGLPLSLNRRALLLALQPFGPCLQETLLLPSPGSAPSQIALLKFSTHRAAAMAKKALVEGQSRLCGEQVAVEWLKPDLKQHFRQQLAGPSLRFLRPDVSQLALTRNKLESQGARAALQLLCQQMKLGSPVFLTKCLGTGPAGWHRFWYQVVIPGHPVPFSGIIWVVLASDWQDGHEVAKDAVSAQLLETLSESRTSLWAPGAEAGNVVKQ